A genomic segment from Triticum dicoccoides isolate Atlit2015 ecotype Zavitan chromosome 1A, WEW_v2.0, whole genome shotgun sequence encodes:
- the LOC119293374 gene encoding transcription elongation factor 1 homolog yields MGKRKAAAKPPPRKRMDKLDTVFSCPFCNHGSSVECRIDLKNLIGEANCQICQESFSTTANALTEAIDVYSEWIDECERVNTVEDDDGA; encoded by the exons ATGGGGAAGAGGAAGGCGGCCGCTAAGCCACCCCCTAGGAAGCGGATGGACAAGCTCGATACCGTCTTTTCCTGCCCATTCTGCAACCATGGGAGCAGCGTTGAATGCCGGAT TGATCTGAAGAATCTGATTGGTGAGGCCAATTGTCAAATCTGCCAGGAAAGCTTCAGCACCACTGCAAATG CGCTCACTGAAGCTATTGATGT ATACAGCGAATGGATCGATGAGTGCGAGCGTGTCAACACTGTTGAAGATGACGATGGTGCATGA